In Tachysurus fulvidraco isolate hzauxx_2018 chromosome 9, HZAU_PFXX_2.0, whole genome shotgun sequence, the sequence atagtgtaaaaagtgtagtgtatagtgtataaagtgtagtgtataaagtgtagagtgtagtgtataatgtgtagggtgtagtgtatagtgtataaagtgtagagtgtagtgtataatgtgtagggtgtagggtgtagtgtataaagtgtagggtgtagtgtataaagtgtagtgtatagtgtagaaagtgtagggtgtagtgtagaaagtgtagtgtatagtgtagaaagtgtagtgtatagtgtataaagtgtagggtgtagtgtataaagtgtagggtgtagtgtagaaagttagtgtatagtgtatacagtgtagtgtgtagtgtagacagtgtagggtgtagtgtacagtgtatagtgtgtagtgtatacagtgtagtgtatagtgtatacagtgtagtgtgtagtgtatacagtgtagtgtatagtgtatacagtgtgtagtgtatacagtgtagtgtatagtgtatacagtgtgtagtgtatacagtgtagtgtatagtgtatacagtgtgtagtgtatacagtgtagggtgtagtgtatacagtgtgtagtgtatacagtgtagtgtgtagtgtatacagtgtagggtgtagtgtatacagtgtatagtgtatacagtgtagggtgtagtgtataatgtatagtgtatacagtgtagggggtagtgtatacagtgtagggtgtagtgaatagtgtatagtgtgtagtgtatacagtgtggtgtagtgtatagtgtgtagtgtatagtgtatagtgtgtagcgtatacagtgtagtgtacagtgtatacagtgtagggtgtagtgtatagtgtatagtgtgtagtgtatacagtgtagggtgtagtatacagtgtatagtgtgtagtgtatacagtgtagtgtacagtgtatagtgtatagtgtgtagtgtatacagtgtagtgtacagtgtatacagtgtagggtgtagtatacagtgtatagtgtgtagtgtatacagtgtagtgtacagtgtatagtgtatagtgtgtagtgtatacagtgtagggtgtagtgtatacagtgtagggtgtagtgtatagtgtatagtgtgtagtgtatacagtatagtgtacagtgtatacagtgtagggtgtagtgtatagtgtatagtgtgtagtgtatacagtgtagtgtacagtgtatagtgtatagtgtatacagtgtagtgtacagtgtatacagtgtagggtgtagtgtatacagtgtagtgtacagtgtatagtgtatagtgtgtagtgtatacagtgtagtgtacagtgtatacagtgtagggtgtagtgtatagtgtatagtgtatacagtgtagtgtacagtgtatagtgtatagtgtgtagtgtatacagtgtagtgtacagtgtatacagtgtagtgtacagtgtatagtgtatagtgtgtagtgtatacagtgtagtgtacagtgtatacagtgtagggtgtagtgtatagtgtatagtgtatacagtgtagtgtacagtgtatacagtgtagggtgtagtgtatagtgtacagtgtgtagtgtatacagtgtagtgtacagtgtatacagtgtagtgtacagtgtatagtgtgtagtgaatagtgtatacagtgtagtgtacagtgtatacagtgtagggtgtagtgtatagtgtatagtgtatacagtgtagtgtacagtgtatacagtgtagtgtacagtgtatacagtgtagggTGTATTTCTGACCAGGTTGTCGAGGGTCCTCATGAGCGCCTCGAACTCGTGCTCTCCGAGTCGAGTCTTGTGCATGGGTCCGAAGGTGGATCCAGCCCAGCCCACGGTGCCGGTGGGGTTCGGTCTGTGCACGTTCCGGTCCAGCATGATGAGGTTCTCCTCTCCTCCAGCACAGCACAGAGCTGAAACCTGTAACATCACATATGTCTTTTCTGCTCACCCACGAGTCTACAGTCACACTGCACTGGTCCGGGATCAGATTTACGAACGCCGCTTCACAGGATACACGGCCTCAGTTCCTACCTGTATCTGACAGGCTGTCTGGATGTGGTAGATGGTGTAGAAGGCCTCCTCTACCGACTCTCCCAGAGCCACGAAGCCGTGGTTCCTCAGGACGAGAACCTTGTGTTGAGATAAATCAACTTATCATTCAGTGCATCAGTGAGCGTATCAGCTGATGATGATTCAGTGTTGTTCCTCTCACCTTGCATGAGGGCCCGAGACTCTTCTGCAGGTCCActctgtcctcctcctcctccattaAGCCATTGTAGTCGTAATACGCCACCTCGCCCACCAGCAAAGCCTCATGGGACAGCGGCAGGAGGCCACACTTCATGGCTGACACCTGGATCAAACggattaaagtttaaaaaacaaaagatcaaaAAATAACTCATGATGatcaaagagcaaaaacacacTGTTACCTGTAAGTGttgctgtgtgagtgtatgcaaattatttagtttttggagatttgtgtgtgtgtgtgtgtgtgtgtgtgtgtgtgtgtgtgtgtgtgtgtgtgtgtgtgtgtgtgtgtgtgtgtgtgtgtgtgtgtgtgtcgtacagCAGCTGTAGCGGGAGTGTGGAGGTGTAGCAGGCAGCGCACATCGGGTCGGGCGGAGTAAATGGCCGAGTGCAGGCTGAAGGCGGATACATCTACTCCTAATGTAGTGCTGCCTTGCTCGATCACATCACCCAGGATATTCACcttcacctacacacacacacgcaaacacacacatacacacacacaggaacacacacacacacacatacacacacacatacacacacacagattacacagacacacacacacacacacacacacacacacacacatacacacacacacacatacacacacacagataacacagacacacacacacacacacacacacacacacacacacatacacacacacacacatacacacacacagattacacagacacacacacacacacacacacacacacacacacacacacacacacacacacacacaaacacaaacacacacacacacaaacacacacacacgcacacacacacacacacacaccatccagcAAACCAAATATAGCCACAGTTCAGTTTCAGAAGCCATTACAGCAGAACAGCTACACAGGACATTAGATATGTCTTATAAATGATCTCATGCATATTTCATCGTCTCATATTAAAATTATTCTCTGTGATTAAACGAACAGAATCAAATAATTCTTACACAACAGATGAgtagactgagagagaaaacaagtaaaaaatgataaaatttcagacatttaaaaagCAGACATTTCTGCTCCCTGACAACACAGAGGGTGAGAGTCTCACCAGGTTAGAGGCGGTGACCTCGCCATAGGTCAGGCCTTCAGGTAGAACCAGGAAGTGCTCCTGCTCTTTACTGATACGCATCTACAGCCAGAccgagagagaagagacagtcagagacatTATTATACACACTGTGTCATAAACAAGTGCTTATTATAGCTGTCTACATGACGCTGTTAGTTGGGGTAGGgaatttatataaacatattatcaTATGAGTTAAGGTGTGGTAAatgggtgtagggtgtagtgcataatgtgttgtgtgtagtgcgtGGGCTGTGgggtgaagggtgtgtgtgtaaagtattGTGTGTAAGATGTAGAGTGTATTGTGAAGAATTTAATGAGAAAGGTGTAGCCTGTAgcgtgtagggtgtagtgtgtagggtgtagtgtgtaggatGTATTGggtagggtgtagtgtgtagtgtgcagagTGTAGCGTTTAGCATGTAGGGTGTAGTCTGTAAGGTGTAGTGTGCAGGGTGCAGAGTGTAGGATGTATTGCCCAGCATGTAGGGTGTAGtatgtagggtgtagtgtgtaatgtttaGAGTGTATATTAAGATGtaaggtgtagtgtgtagtgtgcagagtgtagtgtatagtgtgtagtgtgcagagTGTAgcgtgtagggtgtagtgtgttgtgtgtaatgtatagtgtgtatattaagatgtagggtgtagggtgttgtttgtggtgtgtattatgtagggtgtagtgtgtaacgtATAGAGTGTAAATTAagatgtagggtgtagggtgttgtttgtggtgtgtaggatgtagggtgtagggtgttgtttgtggtgtgtaggatgtagggtgtagtgtgtaacgtATAGAGTGTATATTAagatgtagggtgtagggtgttgtttgtggtgtgtaggatgtagggtgtagggtgttgtttgtggtgtgtaggatgtagggtgtagtgtgtaacgtATAGAGTGTATATTAagatgtagggtgtagggtgttgtttgtggtgtgtaggatgtagggtgtagggtgttgtttgtggtgtgtaggatgtagggtgtagtgtgtaacgtATAGAGTGTATATTAagatgtagggtgtagggtgttgtttgtggtgtgtagGATGTAGGGTGTAGGCGCACCGTGAGCCGAGTGGTAGTGAGCTGAGTCCAGCCGTACAGTTCAAACAAACGGTGGACACTCGCCAGCTTACAGCGCATCAGCCGCTCCCCCTTTACCATGGCAACGCCATCCCATCCATGCAGGTCATTAATGGGGGTCACCATGGACATAgcttgggagagagagagagagagagagagagagagagagagagagagagagagagagagagagagagagagagaaattactAGTGTCTATTAGCTGGTAATCACTCAGTGCTCACTGGGCTCActaagtgttcagtcagtgtttactcagtgctcactaagtgttcagtcagtgttcagtcagtgtttactcagtgctcactaagtgttcagtcagtgttttactcagtgctcactgtgttcagtcagtgtttactcagtgctcactaagtgttcagtcagtgtttactcagtgctcactaagtgttcagtcagtgttttactcagtgctcactaagtgttcagtcagtgttcagtcagtgtttactcagtgctcactaagtgttcagtcagtgttttactcagtgctcactgtgttcagtcagtgtttactcagtgctcactaagtgttcagtcagtgtttactcagtgctcactaagtgttcagtcagtgtttactcagtgctcactgtgttcagtcagtgtttactcAGTGCTCACTGTGTTCAATCAGTGTTTACTCAGTGCTCACTGTGTTCAGTCAATGTTTACTCAGTGCTCactgtgttcagtcagtgtttactcagtgctcactaagtgttcagtcagtgttttactcagtgctcactaagtgttcagtcagtgttcagtcagtgtttactcagtgctcactgtgttcagtcagtgtttactcagtgctcactgtgttcagtcagtgttttactcagtgctcactaagtgttcagtcagtgtttactcagtgctcactgtgttcagtcagtgtttactcagtgctcactgtgttcagtcagtgtttactcagtgctcactaagtgttcagtcagtgttttactcagtgctcactaagtgttcagtcagtgttcagtcagtgtttactcagtgctcactgtgttcagtcagtgtttactcagtgctcactgtgttcagtcagtgtttactcAATGCTCactgtgttcagtcagtgtttactcagtgctcactgtgttcagtcagtgtttactcagtgctcactaagtgttcagtcagtgttttactcagtgctcactaagtgttcagtcagtgttcagtcagtgtttactcagtgctcactaagtgttcagtcagtgtttactcAGTGCTCACTGTGTTCAGTGAGTGTTTAGTCAGTGCTCACTAAGTGTACAGTCAGTGTTTACTCAGTGCTCACTGTGTTCAATCAGTGTTTTACTCAGTGCTCActaagtgttcagtcagtgttcagtcagtgtttactcagtgctcactaagtgttcagtcagtgtttactcagtgctcactaagtgttcagtcagtgtttactcagtgctcactaagtgttcagtcagtgtttactcagtgctcactaagtgttcagtcagtgtttactcagtgctcactaagtgttcagtcagtgtttacgCAGTGCTCACTAAgagttcagtcagtgtttactcagtgctcactaagtgttcagtcagtgttcagtcagtgtttactcagtgctcactaagtgttcagtcagtgtttactcagtgctcactaagtgttcagtcagtgtttactcagtgctcactaagtgttcagtcagtgttcagtcagtgtttactcagtgctcactaagtgttcagtcagtgtttactcagtgctcactaagtgttcagtcagtgtttgcTCAGTGCTCActaagtgttcagtcagtgttcagtatgtgttttactcagtgctcactaagagttcagtcagtgttcagtcagtgttttactcagtgctcactaagtgttcagtcagtgtttactcagtgctcactaagtgttcagtcagtgttcagtcagtgtttactcagtgctcactaagagttcagtcagtgtttactcagtgctcactaagtgttcagtcagttttcagtcagtgtttactcagagttcagtgttcagtcagttttcagtcagtgtttactcagtgctcactaagtgttcagtcagttttcagtcagtgtttactcagtgctcactaagtgttcagtcagtgtttactcagagttcagtgttcagtcagtgttcagtcagtgtgtattcagtattcagtcagtgttcacaCCAGTTGGACAGTGTCAGAAGGAGTTAAATTGGAGGTGTTTATAGCAGCAGtgttgtaaagtgtgtgtataagtgtgtgtataagtgtgtgtataagtgtgtgtataagtgtgtgtataagtgtgtgtataagtgtgtgtataagtgtgtgtataagtgtgtgtataagtgtgtgtataagtgtgtgtataagtgtgtgtataagtgtgtgtataagtgtgtgtataagtgtgtgtgctgtcaatCACGTCCTCAACCAcacaaaaaaggaaaagcagTTCACTAACATGGGACTGGGTGGAGTTAAGAATGGTGCTGCAgccagccactagagggcatcAGGAACATGTAGCTACACTTTACATCAGTTACAACAACCACTCATtggaatagtgtgtgtgtgtgtgtgtgtgtgtgtgtgtgtgtgtgtgtgtgtgtgtgtgtgtgtgtgtgtgtgtgtgtgtgtgtgtgtgtgtgtgtgtgtgtgtgtgtgtgtgtgtgtgtgtgtgtgtgtgtgttgtgctcactCGAGGGCAGTGCAGCAGGAGAGCCGTGAGAGGCCATAAAGTCAGCGATCTGCCTGAGAGCCCACAGACTGGACGAGCTCCCTCCTTTCTTCGCCTGCTCCTGAATCAACATGTCCAGCTCCTCACGGAacgactgcacacacacacacacacacacacacacacacacacacacacacacacacacacacacacacacacacacacacacacacacaaacacacaggaaaacagactacttattatttattatattaaaaaatacagctaccagttcacacactcactcactcactgacacacacacacacacacacacacacacacacacacacacacacacacacacacacacacacactgtacctttCAGTAGAGCCTGCAGTAATTCCTGCACAAAAtacttctctccctctctctcgctctctctagtAACAACTAGGCCAACATGCTGATAGTATCActgttccctccctccctccccctctctctctctcttgctctctctctcacactgtctgtcactctttctctttgtatCTGTCACTCACATGCTCTCAAGTATACTCAGTTTCTCTCCCTTTATCTCACCTTCCATaactctctctcaatctcactTCTCTTCATCCCTCTATCACACTCTAATACATTTTCTGTCTCTAATGCACTTTTCCTGAGCTCTTTCTATTAttctctctatccatctctctgtaGGTttttctcagtctctctcccTTTATCTGTTGCTGTCTCTAATGCTTTTGTCAATTTCACGctaatgctttgtgtgtgtgtgtgtgtgtgtgtgtgtgtgtgtgtgtgtgtgtgtgtgtgtgtgtgtgcgcgtgtgtgtgtgtgtgtgtgtgtgcagctgcaGCTGTGAGAGAATGATTCGGGACAGATTATGGCTAAGCTGTGGAGCTAATCATATCTTTGGGTATctaatgagggagagagagagagagagagagagagagagagagagagagagagagagagagtgagagagagagagagagagagagagaaggagagagagaaggagagagagaatgaaagagaggagGAAGGGGAATGTAAATTACAGGGTGAACTTAGGATAGAGTTCACTATTGATGTcatgtgagacactgtgtgtatgtgtgtgagggagagagcgagcgagagagagagagtgctatTTCAAtaggcttacacacacactcacacacacttacagtacacacacacacacacactcactcacacacacacacacactcactcactcacacacacttacacacacacactcacacacacttgcacacttacacacacacacacacacacacacacacacacacacacacacacacacacacacacacacacacacacacacacacacacacttacgggGCTCTGCAGAAGGCTGGAGATGCGATTCTTTGAGCCACTGGTCGGAGTGACCTGCTGAGGTGGAGACTGAACTGCgtccattaacacacactcgCCGTCCACCGGGCTGTGCTGCACCGGTGTCCCTTTGGGAGTGGGAGACTTGCTCATCTTCTttcacagacagagagaaggcacgagacagagagacagagagagggatgtgGGCCGAAAGTGGAACAcacagctagagagagagaaagagagagagagagagagagagagagagagagagagagagagagagagagagagagagagagagagaagagatcaGTGATGCTTAGTGAAATCTGATCTTCAGTAGAATTCTGCTGTaataacactgacactgagcaCAGGAACGGACCTGAACGAAGGACTGCAGATTGTGTTGATTAGTTTTAGATCACcggctctgacagtagtgcaggtttatattaaagcactggctctgatgagttatcgtttctatagcaacagctcgctTAAACATCCATCATCAAATGACACATGATTCATGTTTACTGACAGGAGTGTGAgcagaataaatacaaaatacaaaaaaatgtgaaatggaACTTTGGGTAATtggaaaatcacacacacacacacacacacacacacacacacacacacacacacacacacacacacacacactcacacacacttgcacacacttgcacacacactcactcacactcacagtacacacttacacacacacacacacacacacacacacacagagtccgtACTGTGGAGCAAAGATAAGACTTTTCACCAGCACAACCGCACCCAAAGTATctcacacccatacacacacacaacccccccccccacacacacacacactgcggaGAAACAATAAGTATCCTTCTCACACCACAATATATCGTCTcagtgaaaacacaaacactaagtaAAAAGTGCTGAAGACACTCAGGGGCTTAAACAGGATTAAGGAAATGCGGTGGTAAAGAGgtacaatacaaacacaaaaaataactcAATATAATTACACCACAGCAGGATAGAATGCTcgaacctgattggtcagaaggggcAGAGGTATGAAGAACAGCTTAGGGctttatagtaacagctcacacacagggaCTTAAAGACCAGACAACAATTACAACTgacttttaaatgtattattttatatttatgttagaAGAATTCATGagaatgtatgagtgtgtgtgtgtggggtggggagaggaagtaggagagagagagagagagagagagagagagagagagagagagagagagagagagagagagagagagagagtgatgtgaAAGAATAAAGAAGGTAACAAAGGTGTCACTGCAATCTGATATCAGATATTGTGATTAATCTGATTCAGATCACTTCATAGTGCTAATCAGATTATAGGCTGTTTGTATCAGCACACAAATGGCAATGAAGATGAAgttgatgatgacgatgatggtCTTTGCTATGTGGGGATCAGCTGCTCTGAGcactcgcctctctctctctctggggaGAATTTTAATGACCGGAACCCGTGTGGAGCCGCAGCAGGATCTCTCACCGAGCTCCAGAGACGACTATAAATCCTCCGTAATGTCCGAGTTAATGTTTTAACGAACGCGGCTCGTCCTGTTAGTGAGAACTCCTGAGAACTCCCACAGCGTCAACCGATCTGTACCGAAGACGCCGGAAAGCCGATCCACGGTgacgctgacactggagactctgtCGATACacgttaaataaataaaagattatttaATCAAGACACGCGGACCGTCTGACAGCCGAGTTCTCGttaatgagctgttgctatagaaacgataacgtatcGAAAACTAATGCGTTAATATTGATACAAACACACGCTTCCGGTTGAACATTACTCAACATGATttttctggccaatcagaaaccagaagtttaaaatgatttatgtaGGTGATTAAAAAGCATGTGTTCCACGTTGAGGTGATCAGATGCTCTGATGTCTGAAAACACTTCTTCGGTTTTGCACTGGAGCTACAAGGCAAACGCTGTGAACAGGCAATGAAGACTTATAGCTACCGGTTTTAG encodes:
- the add2 gene encoding beta-adducin isoform X4 encodes the protein MSKSPTPKGTPVQHSPVDGECVLMDAVQSPPQQVTPTSGSKNRISSLLQSPSFREELDMLIQEQAKKGGSSSSLWALRQIADFMASHGSPAALPSTMSMVTPINDLHGWDGVAMVKGERLMRCKLASVHRLFELYGWTQLTTTRLTMRISKEQEHFLVLPEGLTYGEVTASNLVKVNILGDVIEQGSTTLGVDVSAFSLHSAIYSARPDVRCLLHLHTPATAAVSAMKCGLLPLSHEALLVGEVAYYDYNGLMEEEEDRVDLQKSLGPSCKVLVLRNHGFVALGESVEEAFYTIYHIQTACQIQVSALCCAGGEENLIMLDRNVHRPNPTGTVGWAGSTFGPMHKTRLGEHEFEALMRTLDNLGYRTGYAYRFPVLLERSRTRREVEVPATVTSFSFDDEGKRVQVRLQPHAHKQQMEKTRWLNTPNTYQKVNQDQASPGHRTTWQWLRSDEVTQSGGTAIKIENPNQFVPLFTNPQEVLETRNKIREQNRQDMKTAGPQSQLLAGVITENSPPSPEIMEPPSTPEPEPPNPFNELTDQALEEYRKEVEQTDGKTMDTVPNGKEEEAEKQQEELEKGLKALSTSDTSESSVVPPAAPPTKPVGTTPEGSPSKSPFKKKKKFKAPSFLKKSKKQKEKAET
- the add2 gene encoding beta-adducin isoform X2, which translates into the protein MSKSPTPKGTPVQHSPVDGECVLMDAVQSPPQQVTPTSGSKNRISSLLQSPSFREELDMLIQEQAKKGGSSSSLWALRQIADFMASHGSPAALPSTMSMVTPINDLHGWDGVAMVKGERLMRCKLASVHRLFELYGWTQLTTTRLTMRISKEQEHFLVLPEGLTYGEVTASNLVKVNILGDVIEQGSTTLGVDVSAFSLHSAIYSARPDVRCLLHLHTPATAAVSAMKCGLLPLSHEALLVGEVAYYDYNGLMEEEEDRVDLQKSLGPSCKVLVLRNHGFVALGESVEEAFYTIYHIQTACQIQVSALCCAGGEENLIMLDRNVHRPNPTGTVGWAGSTFGPMHKTRLGEHEFEALMRTLDNLGYRTGYAYRFPVLLERSRTRREVEVPATVTSFSFDDEGKRVQVRLQPHAHKQQMEKTRWLNTPNTYQKVNQDQASPGHRTTWQWLRSDEVTQSGGTAIKIENPNQFVPLFTNPQEVLETRNKIREQNRQDMKTAGPQSQLLAGVITENSPPSPEIMEPPSTPEPEPPNPFNELTDQALEEYRKEVERVEEVTNDTGTPPPASSPTKVPSPVKPPASETDGKTMDTVPNGKEEEAEKQQEELEKGLKALSTSDTSESSVVPPAAPPTKPVGTTPEGSPSKSPFKKKKKFKAPSFLKKSKKQKEKAET
- the add2 gene encoding beta-adducin isoform X3 — encoded protein: MSKSPTPKGTPVQHSPVDGECVLMDAVQSPPQQVTPTSGSKNRISSLLQSPSFREELDMLIQEQAKKGGSSSSLWALRQIADFMASHGSPAALPSTMSMVTPINDLHGWDGVAMVKGERLMRCKLASVHRLFELYGWTQLTTTRLTMRISKEQEHFLVLPEGLTYGEVTASNLVKVNILGDVIEQGSTTLGVDVSAFSLHSAIYSARPDVRCLLHLHTPATAAVSAMKCGLLPLSHEALLVGEVAYYDYNGLMEEEEDRVDLQKSLGPSCKVLVLRNHGFVALGESVEEAFYTIYHIQTACQIQVSALCCAGGEENLIMLDRNVHRPNPTGTVGWAGSTFGPMHKTRLGEHEFEALMRTLDNLGYRTGYAYRFPVLLERSRTRREVEVPATVTSFSFDDEGKRVQVRLQPHAHKQQMEKTRWLNTPNTYQKVNQDQASPGHRTTWQWLRSDEVTQSGGTAIKIENPNQFVPLFTNPQEVLETRNKIREQNRQDMKTAGPQSQLLAGVITENSPPSPEIMEPPSTPEPEPPNPFNELTDQALEEYRKEVERKKEVVDETDGKTMDTVPNGKEEEAEKQQEELEKGLKALSTSDTSESSVVPPAAPPTKPVGTTPEGSPSKSPFKKKKKFKAPSFLKKSKKQKEKAET
- the add2 gene encoding beta-adducin isoform X1, producing MSKSPTPKGTPVQHSPVDGECVLMDAVQSPPQQVTPTSGSKNRISSLLQSPSFREELDMLIQEQAKKGGSSSSLWALRQIADFMASHGSPAALPSTMSMVTPINDLHGWDGVAMVKGERLMRCKLASVHRLFELYGWTQLTTTRLTMRISKEQEHFLVLPEGLTYGEVTASNLVKVNILGDVIEQGSTTLGVDVSAFSLHSAIYSARPDVRCLLHLHTPATAAVSAMKCGLLPLSHEALLVGEVAYYDYNGLMEEEEDRVDLQKSLGPSCKVLVLRNHGFVALGESVEEAFYTIYHIQTACQIQVSALCCAGGEENLIMLDRNVHRPNPTGTVGWAGSTFGPMHKTRLGEHEFEALMRTLDNLGYRTGYAYRFPVLLERSRTRREVEVPATVTSFSFDDEGKRVQVRLQPHAHKQQMEKTRWLNTPNTYQKVNQDQASPGHRTTWQWLRSDEVTQSGGTAIKIENPNQFVPLFTNPQEVLETRNKIREQNRQDMKTAGPQSQLLAGVITENSPPSPEIMEPPSTPEPEPPNPFNELTDQALEEYRKEVERKKEVVDGVEEVTNDTGTPPPASSPTKVPSPVKPPASETDGKTMDTVPNGKEEEAEKQQEELEKGLKALSTSDTSESSVVPPAAPPTKPVGTTPEGSPSKSPFKKKKKFKAPSFLKKSKKQKEKAET